A genomic segment from Triticum dicoccoides isolate Atlit2015 ecotype Zavitan chromosome 1A, WEW_v2.0, whole genome shotgun sequence encodes:
- the LOC119303442 gene encoding uncharacterized protein LOC119303442: MASVKLAAALALVAVCAALAATPATAYPPPESCATQGSYFINCLRRGFGERCCAMVENPRCFCQVEREAEIRCVPGRSCPSRGGIAKVVKIAEMHLSCMRNLKCKRA, encoded by the coding sequence ATGGCGTCCGTGAAGCTCGCCGCCGCGCTCGCTCTTGTCGCCGTGTGCGCCGCGCTCGCGGCGACGCCGGCCACGGCGTACCCGCCGCCCGAgagctgcgcgacgcagggcagctACTTCATCAACTGCCTTCGCCGCGGGTTCGGCGAGAGGTGCTGCGCCATGGTGGAGAACCCCAGGTGCTTCTGCCAGGTGGAGCGGGAGGCCGAGATCCGGTGCGTGCCCGGGCGGAGCTGCCCGAGCCGTGGTGGCATTGCCAAGGTCGTCAAGATCGCCGAGATGCACCTCTCCtgcatgaggaacctcaagtgcaaGCGTGCCTAA